The DNA window GCTGACCGGGCGGAACCGGTTACAGCCTGCGACTGCACTTCGCAGCGTCTCTTCCCCTATTCAGAATTTTATCGGGAAATTTGCGGAACTTTGACGAACGCACCCCGGTCAGTCCCTGTGCCAGGTCTGCCACAAACTTCCTCGTCCGATGCTCCGACGCAGGCCTGCTGAAGCCCCGCGGCCCTTGGCCCGGGGCTTCGCCTTTTCTGGCCGACCCAAGCCAAGGGGGTCACGGAATCCTGATCGAAGCAATGGGAGAACCGAGATTTCACTATTTTTGCACTGCTAAACCGGGAGGGTGAAGGCCTGTTCATTACAGGAATCTCCCACATGAAAGTGACAAACGCGGCCCCTTCCCTGCTTTTCATCGGCCTGGTGGCTGCCAGTGCCAGCGCATGGTCGCAGGAACAAACACCCGATGATCGCTTCACCCTTCGACTGGGTGCCATGGACGTCGATGCGGATGGCGAACTGAGTGGCCGCACTCAATTCCTGGGCCAGGACTTCGGCTTCTCCGAGGATTTCGATTTCGGCAGCAAGGAAGTCGTGCCGCGTCTGGACGGCGTGTTCCGCATCAGCCAGCGCCAGCGGCTGATCTTCGACTACTTCCAGTACGACAAGGATCGCCGTGCGACCTTGGGCAGCGACCTGTCGTATGACGACGTCACGATACCGGCCGGCAGCTTCGCCACCGGCAAGGCCAAGTTCCAGCTGGCCAGCCTGATGTACGACTATGCGGTGGTGGATACCGACACGTTCAATCTCGGCCTGCAGATTGGCGCCGAGTGGGCCAAGCTCGAGGGTCACCTGCATGCCGAAGCCGGCGCCGATGTCTATGACGCCCGCACGAGTGACGATGGCTATGCCCCGATGGTGGGTCTACGCATGACCGCCACGCCGTCCGAGCATTGGCTGTTCAATGTGCAGGGCCAGTACCTGGACGCGGAATGGGGAGACTTCGGCAACTACGACGGCAGCATCACGCGGGCAAATGCGCTCATCGAGTACCGATTCACGCGCAACTTCGGCATTTTTGCCGGCTACGACTGGTTCAAGCTGGACGTTGAGCGGGATGGCAGCGATGGCATTCTCGGCCTCGACCAACGCTTCAAGGGCCCGATTGCTGGCGTGACCCTCGCCTTCTGACAATAGCCAAACGCTATCAAATTGTCCCGGAAAGATTCATTGGACGGCTCCCGGCGGCGCGGCCACGATGAGAGCCATTCTTATCGGGGGCCTTCCCATGACCAAGACCTTCACCTTTGCCGCACTGCATTTTACCGTCGCCTTTCTGGTCGGCTGGGCGTTTACCGGCAGCTGGCTGGTCGGTGGCGCCCTGGCGCTGGTGGAGCCGGCCTGCAATACGGTGGTCTTCCATTTCCACGAGAAGGTGTGGAAGCGGATTGAGCAGCGGCGCGCGGCCAGGCAGGCCATGGCGCTGTCCGTCTAATCGCACAGGCTCGACAGCGGCGCCAGCCAGCCTGGCCTTATGCCGCCAGAACCGGGCAAGCGCAGCAGCCCGAAGGGGTTCGCAAAACGAAGAAAGGCGCCCTCAGGCGCCTTTCTCGTTTCCATATCCAGCGAAGACCTACTTCCGTTTGGGAATGTACAAGTCGGTGATGGTGCCTTCGTACGCTTCGGCCGCCATCGCCACCGTCTCGCTGAGCGTCGGGTGCGGATGGATGGTGTTGCCGATGTCGCCGGCTTCGGCGCCCATCTCGATCGCCAGCGCCACTTCGCTGATCAAATCACCGGCATGCACGCCGACGATGGCGCCACCGATGATGCGATGGGTTTCCTCGTCGAAGATCAGTTTGGTCATGCCTTCACCGCGGCCAATGCCGACAGCGCGCGCCGAAGCCACCCACGGGAACTTGCCGATGCCGACCTTCAAGCCCTTGGCCTTGGCTTCGGTTTCGGTCACGCCCACCCACGCCACTTCCGGATCGGTGTAAGCGACAGACGGAATCACCCGCGCCACCCATTCCTTCTTTTCGCCGGCCGCGACTTCTGCCGCCAGCTTGCCTTCGTGCGTGGCCTTGTGCGCCAGCATCGGCTGGCCGACCAGATCACCGATGGCGAAGATATGTGGCACGTTGGTGCGCATCTGCCGATCCACCGGAACAAAACCGCGATCGGTGACCGTCACGCCAGCCTTGTCCGCATCCAGCTTGCCGCCATTGGGCGAACGACCCACGGCCACCAGCACGCGATCCCAGGTACCCGATTCCAGCTCCGGCTTCTGGCCTTCGGTGGCGCTCTCGAACGACACCGTGATGCCCTTCTTGCCCGCTTCCACCTTGGCGGCCTTGGTCTTCAGGTGCACGGCCACGCCCTGCTTCTTCAGACGATCGGCGAGCGGCTTGACCAGATCCTTGTCAGCGCCCGGCATCAGTTGGTCCATGAACTCGACCACGGTCACTTCGCTGCCCAGCGCGCGGTACACCGTTGCCATTTCCAGGCCGATGATGCCGCCGCCGACCACCAACAACTTGCCCGGCACGTCCTGCAGCTGCAGCGCGTCGGTGGAATCCATGACCCGCGGATCGTCCCACGGGAAATTGGGAAGCTTGACCGCCTGCGAACCGGCGGCAATCACGCAGAACTGGAAGCGCAGCAGCTGCGTCTTGCCATCGGCGCTGGTGATCTCCAGCTCGTAGGGCGAGACAAACTTCGCCACGCCCGTCACCGTGCGCACCTTGCGCTGCTTGGCCATGCCGCCCAAGCCCTTGGTGAACTGTCCGACCACGCGGTTCTGCTGGAAGTCGCGCAGCTTGTCCAGGTTGAGCTTGGGCTTGGCGAACTCGATGCCGATGTCGGCCGAGTGCGAGGCCTCGTCAATCAACGCCGCTGCATGCAGCAGTGCCTTGGACGGAATACAGCCCACGTTGAGGCAGACGCCGCCCAGGCTTTCGTAACGCTCGATCAGCACGGTATCCAAGCCCAGGTCCGCGGCACGGAATGCCGAGGTGTAGCCACCCGGACCCGAACCAATCACCACGAACTGGCATTCGATGTCCGCCTGCTTGCCGGTACCCAGCGCCGGCTTGGGCGCGGCCGGTTCGGCAGGTGCACGCGGCGACGGCGTCACTGGCGGCTTGCTGGCCGGAGCCGCAGCGGTTTCGGCCTTGGCCGGCGCCGCCGGTGCAGCCGCCGGGGCGGAGGCGCTGGCGCCCTCGGCTTCCAGTATCGCCACCACACTGCCTTCGGACAGGCTGTCGCCCAGCTTGACCTTCAATTCCTTCACCACGCCGGCGGCCGAAGATGGCACTTCCAGCGTGGCCTTGTCCGATTCCAGCGTGACCAGTCCCTGGTCCTTCTTCACCGTGTCGCCCACGGCCACCAGGATTTCGATCACCGGCACATCGGTGTAATCGCCGATGTCCGGGACTTTGACTTCAATCGTGTTTGCCATCGTCTCGTCCTCGCTTACAGCACGGCGCGACGCAGGTCGCCCATCAGTTGCGCCAGGTAGGCGGTGAAGCGCGCGGCGGCGGCGCCGTCGATCACGCGATGGTCATAGCTCAACGAGAGCGGCAGCAGCAGGCGCGGCTGGAAGGCCTTGCCATCCCACACCGGCTGGATCAAGGACTTGGACACGCCCAGGATCGCCACTTCCGGCGCATTGACGATCGGCGTGAACGCCGTGCCGCCAATACCGCCGAGCGAGGAAATCGAGAAACAGCCACCGGACATCTCGGCCGGACCCAGC is part of the Pseudoxanthomonas indica genome and encodes:
- a CDS encoding DUF2061 domain-containing protein is translated as MTKTFTFAALHFTVAFLVGWAFTGSWLVGGALALVEPACNTVVFHFHEKVWKRIEQRRAARQAMALSV
- the lpdA gene encoding dihydrolipoyl dehydrogenase, encoding MANTIEVKVPDIGDYTDVPVIEILVAVGDTVKKDQGLVTLESDKATLEVPSSAAGVVKELKVKLGDSLSEGSVVAILEAEGASASAPAAAPAAPAKAETAAAPASKPPVTPSPRAPAEPAAPKPALGTGKQADIECQFVVIGSGPGGYTSAFRAADLGLDTVLIERYESLGGVCLNVGCIPSKALLHAAALIDEASHSADIGIEFAKPKLNLDKLRDFQQNRVVGQFTKGLGGMAKQRKVRTVTGVAKFVSPYELEITSADGKTQLLRFQFCVIAAGSQAVKLPNFPWDDPRVMDSTDALQLQDVPGKLLVVGGGIIGLEMATVYRALGSEVTVVEFMDQLMPGADKDLVKPLADRLKKQGVAVHLKTKAAKVEAGKKGITVSFESATEGQKPELESGTWDRVLVAVGRSPNGGKLDADKAGVTVTDRGFVPVDRQMRTNVPHIFAIGDLVGQPMLAHKATHEGKLAAEVAAGEKKEWVARVIPSVAYTDPEVAWVGVTETEAKAKGLKVGIGKFPWVASARAVGIGRGEGMTKLIFDEETHRIIGGAIVGVHAGDLISEVALAIEMGAEAGDIGNTIHPHPTLSETVAMAAEAYEGTITDLYIPKRK